One Mesorhizobium sp. L-2-11 genomic region harbors:
- a CDS encoding LysR family transcriptional regulator, translated as MAALRDPDGLSEGYGERHGRSETLLRSGLSLRHMRMIAALDDHGRVSAAAQLMNISQPAASRMIAEMEAVLDVKLCERLPRGITLTPYGKALARRARSILLEMREVDREISELKAGKGGSVFLGAVTAPAIELAVPAIREIRRIYPRIEITMQVETSNVLARELIATRHDFIIARIPEDLNPRLFEARVIGVEKACLIVRRGHPLAKGKAVRLEETAAYDWVFQSGGSPLRQAMESNFLNRNIALPDRILNTSSLLLTLVMVAQSDAIAPVSIQVAKFIQNPEGLAGAIDVVQTEFDIEVRPYSLITVKNRVLSPAAKMLHDFILREVG; from the coding sequence ATGGCGGCGCTACGGGATCCTGACGGACTTTCAGAGGGTTACGGGGAACGTCACGGCAGGAGTGAGACCTTGCTGCGCAGCGGCCTCAGTCTGCGCCATATGCGCATGATCGCAGCCCTCGACGACCATGGCCGGGTCAGCGCGGCAGCCCAACTCATGAACATCTCCCAGCCCGCCGCCTCGCGCATGATCGCCGAGATGGAGGCGGTGCTCGACGTCAAGCTGTGCGAGAGGCTGCCGCGCGGCATCACGCTGACGCCCTATGGCAAGGCGTTGGCGAGGCGCGCGCGATCGATCCTGCTCGAGATGCGTGAAGTCGACCGCGAGATATCCGAGCTCAAGGCGGGCAAGGGCGGCTCGGTGTTCCTGGGCGCGGTGACGGCCCCTGCAATCGAACTCGCCGTGCCGGCGATCCGCGAAATCCGGCGCATCTATCCGCGTATCGAGATCACCATGCAGGTCGAGACCTCCAATGTGCTGGCGCGCGAGCTGATCGCCACACGTCACGATTTCATCATCGCGCGCATCCCCGAGGACCTCAATCCGCGGCTGTTCGAGGCCCGCGTCATCGGCGTCGAGAAAGCCTGCCTCATTGTGCGCCGCGGCCACCCGCTGGCCAAGGGCAAGGCGGTGCGGCTGGAGGAGACTGCCGCCTATGACTGGGTTTTCCAGTCGGGCGGCTCGCCGCTGCGCCAGGCGATGGAGAGCAATTTCCTGAACCGCAACATCGCGCTGCCGGACCGCATCCTCAACACCAGCTCGCTGCTGCTCACCCTGGTTATGGTCGCGCAGTCGGACGCCATCGCGCCGGTGTCGATCCAGGTGGCGAAATTCATCCAGAACCCCGAGGGGCTGGCCGGCGCCATCGACGTCGTCCAGACCGAATTCGACATCGAGGTCAGGCCTTACAGTCTGATCACCGTAAAAAATCGCGTGCTGTCGCCGGCGGCCAAGATGCTGCACGACTTCATTTTGCGAGAAGTGGGCTGA
- the chvE gene encoding multiple monosaccharide ABC transporter substrate-binding protein gives MKIIKTLAAVAALSIAAMTVPAQAGEGLIGVLMPTKTSQRWINDGDAVKSQLEALGYTVDLQYAQDDIPNQLSQLENEITKGPKALIIASIDGTTLSDALQKAADAGVVVVAYDRLIKKTPNVDYYTTFDNFGVGVIQAKSLLKGLGYPENKGPFNVELFGGSPDDNNAFFFYDGAMSVLQPLIDDKTLVVKSGQMGMDKVGTLRWLAATAQARMDNLLSANYSDGSRVDGVLSPYDGLSRGIIASLRAVGYGTADQPWPIVTGQDAETASVKAIIAGEQYSTVFKDTRELAKATVELVDKVLSGGKPEGLDTKTYNNDVKVVPSILLTPHDVDKSNYQALVVDSGYIKAEELK, from the coding sequence GTGAAGATCATCAAGACACTGGCCGCCGTCGCGGCCCTTAGCATCGCGGCCATGACGGTCCCGGCGCAGGCAGGCGAAGGCCTTATCGGCGTGCTGATGCCGACCAAGACCTCGCAGCGCTGGATCAACGACGGCGACGCCGTCAAGTCCCAGCTCGAGGCTCTGGGCTACACTGTCGACCTGCAATATGCGCAGGACGATATCCCCAATCAGCTCAGCCAGCTGGAAAACGAAATCACCAAGGGCCCAAAGGCGCTGATCATCGCCTCGATCGACGGCACCACCTTGTCGGACGCGCTGCAAAAGGCGGCTGACGCCGGCGTCGTCGTCGTCGCCTATGACCGACTGATCAAGAAGACTCCGAATGTCGACTACTACACCACATTCGACAATTTCGGCGTCGGCGTCATCCAGGCGAAATCGCTGCTCAAGGGCCTCGGCTATCCCGAGAACAAGGGTCCGTTCAACGTCGAACTGTTCGGCGGCTCGCCCGACGACAACAACGCCTTCTTCTTCTACGACGGCGCCATGTCCGTTCTGCAGCCGCTGATCGACGACAAGACCCTGGTGGTGAAGTCCGGCCAGATGGGCATGGACAAGGTCGGCACGCTCCGCTGGCTGGCGGCCACCGCCCAGGCCCGCATGGACAACCTGCTCTCCGCCAACTACTCGGATGGCAGCCGCGTCGATGGCGTGCTCTCGCCATATGACGGCCTGTCGCGCGGCATCATCGCCTCGCTGCGCGCCGTTGGTTACGGCACGGCCGATCAGCCATGGCCAATCGTCACCGGCCAGGACGCCGAAACCGCGTCGGTCAAGGCGATCATCGCCGGCGAGCAGTACTCGACCGTGTTCAAGGACACCCGCGAACTCGCCAAGGCGACGGTCGAGCTCGTCGACAAGGTGCTCTCGGGCGGCAAGCCGGAAGGCCTCGACACCAAGACCTACAACAACGACGTCAAGGTCGTCCCCTCGATCCTGCTGACGCCGCATGATGTCGACAAGTCGAACTACCAGGCCCTGGTGGTCGATTCCGGCTACATCAAGGCCGAAGAGCTGAAGTAA
- the mmsA gene encoding multiple monosaccharide ABC transporter ATP-binding protein, which translates to MASTILEMREITKTFPGVKALSNVNLSVEEGEIHAVVGENGAGKSTLMKVLSGVYPAGTYDGEIVYRGDECHFKGIHDSERRGIVIIHQELALVPMLSIAENIFLGNEHASYGIIDWNANETRTSALLKKVGLKEDPKTLITNIGVGKQQLVEIAKALSKEVQLLILDEPTASLSEKDSQALLDLLLEFKRQGITSILISHKLNEINRVADKVTIIRDGRTIETLAKKDISEDRIITSMVGRSLDDRYPSREPDIGEVVLQVKNWSVYHPIHAERQVIKGIDIDVRKGEVVGIAGLMGAGRTEFAMSLFGRSYGRHITGEVLLKGKPIDVSSVSKAVEHGIAYVTEDRKTYGLNLIDHIKHNITLANLPGVSRHNVIDDMRELAVANDYKAKTNIRSSSVYQMTGNLSGGNQQKVVLSKWLFANPEVLILDEPTRGIDVGAKYEIYTIIARLASEGKAIIVISSEMPELLGITDRIYVMNEGRIVGEMAASDASQEKIMRAIVRGEGKAS; encoded by the coding sequence ATGGCCTCGACGATTTTGGAGATGCGTGAGATCACCAAGACGTTTCCCGGCGTCAAGGCGCTTTCGAATGTCAACCTCAGCGTCGAGGAAGGCGAGATCCACGCCGTGGTCGGCGAGAATGGCGCCGGCAAGTCGACACTGATGAAGGTGCTGTCGGGCGTGTATCCAGCCGGCACCTATGACGGCGAAATCGTCTATCGCGGCGATGAGTGCCATTTCAAAGGCATCCACGACAGCGAGCGCCGCGGCATCGTCATCATCCACCAGGAACTCGCGCTGGTGCCGATGCTGTCGATCGCCGAAAACATCTTCCTCGGCAACGAACACGCCAGCTATGGCATCATCGACTGGAACGCCAACGAGACGCGCACCAGCGCTCTGCTCAAGAAGGTGGGCCTTAAGGAAGACCCCAAGACGCTGATCACCAATATCGGCGTCGGCAAGCAGCAACTGGTCGAGATCGCCAAGGCGCTCAGCAAGGAAGTGCAGTTGCTGATCCTCGACGAGCCGACGGCGAGCCTGTCCGAAAAGGACAGCCAGGCGCTGCTCGACCTGCTGCTCGAATTCAAGCGCCAGGGCATCACCTCGATCCTGATCTCGCACAAGCTCAACGAAATCAACCGGGTCGCCGACAAGGTCACGATCATCCGCGACGGGCGGACGATCGAGACGCTGGCGAAGAAGGACATCTCGGAAGACCGCATCATCACCTCGATGGTCGGCCGCTCGCTGGACGACCGTTATCCGTCGCGCGAGCCTGACATCGGTGAGGTCGTGCTCCAGGTGAAGAACTGGTCGGTCTATCATCCGATCCATGCCGAGCGGCAAGTGATCAAGGGTATCGATATCGACGTCCGCAAGGGCGAGGTGGTGGGTATCGCCGGGCTGATGGGGGCCGGACGCACCGAATTCGCGATGAGCCTGTTCGGCCGCTCCTATGGCCGCCACATCACCGGCGAGGTGCTGCTCAAGGGCAAGCCCATCGATGTCTCCTCTGTCAGCAAGGCAGTGGAACACGGCATTGCTTACGTCACCGAAGACCGCAAGACCTACGGTCTCAACCTGATCGACCATATCAAGCACAACATCACGCTGGCCAATCTTCCCGGCGTGTCGCGCCATAACGTGATCGACGACATGCGCGAGCTCGCCGTCGCCAACGACTACAAGGCCAAGACCAACATCCGCTCGTCCAGCGTTTATCAGATGACCGGCAATCTATCGGGCGGCAACCAACAGAAGGTGGTGCTGTCGAAGTGGCTGTTCGCCAATCCGGAGGTGCTGATCCTCGACGAGCCGACGCGCGGCATCGACGTTGGCGCCAAGTATGAAATCTACACGATCATCGCGCGTCTCGCCTCGGAGGGTAAGGCGATCATCGTCATCTCGTCTGAGATGCCCGAACTGCTCGGCATCACCGACCGTATCTATGTCATGAACGAAGGGCGTATCGTCGGCGAAATGGCGGCGAGCGATGCCAGCCAGGAAAAGATCATGCGCGCCATCGTTCGCGGAGAAGGAAAAGCATCATGA
- the mmsB gene encoding multiple monosaccharide ABC transporter permease produces MSTESAPVPKSGVAEDVQQGPRVAVSALVTNLREYGLILALIAIMVFFQYTTSGTLFKPVNLSNLVQQNSFIIVMALGMLLVIVSGHIDLSVGSVAGFIGALAAMMMVIWPLGPFSNPLVVSIICLIVGGAIGAAQGYWIAYHRIPSFIVTLAGMLIFRGICQALLGGGSSVGPLPVGFKALSSGFIPDVIGSLTLIPPVVNAAGKTIVGSGLTLHMTTIVLGIIAVVAYAYFGLRARRSRERHGYQAEPFTLFVVKTLVTSALALFLVYQFATYRGLPIVLVVMGVLIALFVFVTKRMTVGRRVYAMGGNAKAAQLSGIKTERLTLMVFINMGVLSALGGLIIAARLGQAVPAAGLGSELDVIAAVFIGGASAMGGVGQVVGAVVGGFIMGVMNNGMSIMGVNVDWQQVVKGLVLLGAVIFDVYNKNKA; encoded by the coding sequence ATGAGCACCGAAAGCGCTCCCGTCCCGAAAAGCGGCGTCGCCGAAGATGTGCAGCAGGGGCCGCGCGTTGCCGTCTCGGCGCTGGTCACCAACCTGCGCGAATACGGTCTGATCCTGGCGCTTATCGCCATCATGGTGTTCTTCCAGTACACGACGTCCGGAACGTTGTTCAAGCCGGTGAACTTGAGCAACCTGGTGCAGCAGAACAGTTTTATCATCGTGATGGCGCTGGGTATGCTGCTGGTGATCGTCTCCGGCCATATCGATCTCAGCGTCGGCTCCGTCGCCGGTTTCATCGGCGCACTGGCGGCGATGATGATGGTCATCTGGCCGCTCGGCCCTTTCAGCAATCCGCTGGTGGTGTCGATCATCTGCCTGATCGTCGGCGGTGCAATCGGCGCGGCACAAGGCTACTGGATTGCCTATCACCGAATACCGAGCTTCATCGTCACGCTGGCGGGGATGCTGATCTTCCGCGGCATCTGCCAGGCGCTGCTGGGTGGCGGATCTTCCGTGGGGCCGCTTCCAGTCGGCTTCAAGGCGCTCAGTTCCGGCTTCATTCCCGACGTGATCGGCTCATTGACGCTGATCCCCCCGGTCGTGAACGCCGCCGGCAAGACCATCGTCGGTAGCGGGCTGACGCTGCACATGACGACGATCGTGCTCGGCATCATCGCCGTGGTCGCCTATGCTTATTTCGGGCTCAGGGCACGGCGCAGCCGCGAGCGCCACGGCTACCAGGCCGAACCCTTCACGCTGTTCGTCGTCAAGACCCTGGTGACCAGCGCCCTGGCGCTGTTTCTGGTCTACCAATTCGCCACTTACCGGGGTCTGCCGATCGTTCTGGTGGTGATGGGCGTGCTGATCGCGCTGTTCGTCTTCGTCACCAAACGCATGACCGTCGGCCGCCGCGTCTACGCAATGGGCGGCAATGCCAAGGCGGCGCAGCTATCGGGCATCAAGACCGAGCGGCTGACCCTGATGGTGTTCATCAATATGGGCGTGCTCTCGGCGCTCGGCGGGCTGATTATTGCGGCGCGCCTTGGCCAGGCGGTGCCGGCGGCCGGCCTCGGCAGCGAGCTCGACGTCATCGCCGCTGTGTTCATCGGCGGCGCTTCGGCGATGGGTGGCGTCGGTCAGGTTGTTGGCGCGGTGGTCGGCGGTTTCATCATGGGCGTCATGAACAACGGCATGTCGATCATGGGCGTCAATGTCGATTGGCAGCAGGTGGTCAAAGGCCTGGTGCTGCTCGGCGCCGTGATCTTCGACGTCTACAACAAGAACAAGGCTTGA
- the araD1 gene encoding AraD1 family protein, translating into MLISQILDEAETIRVVARNGGKTRIINGARSVYSLAMEAARTGTGLVALIERKGFGEAVDLDAAYKKGRLLSPINHPDPAHLHLTGTGLTHLGSAATRDSMHKKLSSDGEEQLTDSMKMFRMGLEGGKPAKGQTGVQPEWFYKGNGTMAVAPGAALLSPAFAQDAGEEPEVAGIYVIGDDGVPFRVGFTLSNEFSDHVTERVNYLFLAHSKLRNASFGPEILIGELPSDVRGSSRILRDGQLLWEKPFLSGEANMSHTIANLEHHHFKYSAFRQPGDVHVHMFGTATLSFADGVRTEAGDVFEIEAKDFGLPLRNPLEIEQPVKVAVKAL; encoded by the coding sequence ATGCTGATTTCCCAAATCCTCGACGAGGCGGAGACCATCCGCGTCGTCGCCCGCAACGGCGGCAAGACCAGAATCATCAACGGCGCCCGCAGCGTCTATTCGCTGGCGATGGAGGCCGCGCGCACCGGCACCGGGCTCGTCGCCCTCATCGAACGCAAGGGTTTTGGTGAAGCGGTCGACCTCGATGCCGCCTACAAGAAGGGGCGGCTGTTGTCGCCGATCAACCATCCCGACCCGGCGCATCTCCACCTCACCGGCACCGGGCTGACACATCTCGGCTCCGCCGCGACCCGCGATTCCATGCATAAGAAGCTCAGCAGCGACGGCGAGGAGCAACTCACCGATTCCATGAAGATGTTCCGCATGGGGCTGGAGGGCGGCAAGCCGGCCAAGGGCCAGACCGGCGTGCAACCGGAATGGTTCTACAAGGGCAACGGCACCATGGCAGTGGCGCCCGGTGCCGCACTTCTGTCGCCCGCCTTCGCCCAGGATGCCGGCGAGGAGCCGGAAGTCGCCGGCATCTATGTCATCGGCGACGACGGCGTCCCGTTCCGCGTCGGCTTCACGCTGTCAAACGAGTTTTCCGATCACGTCACCGAGCGCGTGAACTACCTTTTCCTCGCGCATTCCAAGCTGCGCAACGCCTCGTTCGGACCGGAGATCCTGATCGGCGAGCTGCCGTCCGACGTCAGGGGTTCCTCGCGCATCCTGCGCGACGGCCAGTTGCTGTGGGAAAAACCGTTCCTGTCGGGCGAGGCGAACATGTCGCACACCATCGCCAATCTCGAACATCACCATTTCAAATATTCGGCCTTCCGCCAGCCGGGCGACGTGCATGTGCACATGTTCGGCACTGCGACACTGTCCTTCGCCGACGGCGTCAGGACCGAGGCCGGCGACGTCTTCGAGATCGAGGCCAAGGATTTCGGCCTGCCGCTGCGCAACCCGCTTGAAATCGAGCAGCCGGTGAAAGTGGCGGTGAAGGCGCTTTGA
- a CDS encoding ABC transporter substrate-binding protein, with protein sequence MQISRWIASAATAVMLAISAGSLSAQAQEKLKIATEGAYPPFNTITADGKLVGFDVDITNALCAQMKVECELVTQDWDGMIPALQAKKFDAIIASMSITEERKKQVSFTNKYYTTPLSLVALKDSDIASTEPAALAGKTVGAQASTTQADYAQDVYGKAGAEAKLYPTQEEAVTDLMNGRLDAVLSDKFVLMDWMKKSSDGCCKMVGDVKGTETEAGIAVRQEDNALREKLNAAIDAIVADGTYKKIQAKYFDFDIY encoded by the coding sequence ATGCAGATTTCAAGATGGATCGCATCGGCAGCAACAGCCGTCATGCTGGCGATATCAGCCGGGTCCCTGTCGGCGCAAGCACAGGAAAAACTGAAGATCGCCACTGAAGGCGCCTATCCGCCGTTCAACACCATCACCGCGGATGGCAAGCTCGTAGGCTTCGACGTCGACATCACCAATGCGCTTTGCGCTCAGATGAAGGTCGAATGCGAACTTGTCACGCAGGACTGGGACGGCATGATCCCGGCGCTCCAGGCCAAAAAATTCGATGCCATCATCGCGTCGATGAGCATCACCGAGGAACGCAAGAAGCAGGTCTCCTTCACCAACAAATACTATACGACGCCGCTTTCTCTGGTGGCCCTGAAGGACAGCGATATTGCCTCGACCGAACCGGCGGCACTCGCCGGCAAGACAGTCGGCGCGCAGGCTTCGACCACCCAGGCCGACTATGCCCAGGATGTCTATGGCAAGGCCGGCGCCGAGGCGAAGCTCTATCCAACCCAGGAGGAGGCGGTCACCGATCTGATGAACGGCCGTCTCGATGCCGTCCTTTCCGACAAGTTCGTGCTGATGGACTGGATGAAGAAATCGAGCGACGGCTGCTGCAAGATGGTCGGTGACGTCAAGGGCACGGAGACCGAAGCCGGTATCGCCGTGCGCCAGGAAGACAATGCGCTGCGCGAAAAGCTCAATGCCGCGATCGATGCGATTGTCGCAGACGGCACCTACAAGAAGATCCAGGCCAAATATTTCGATTTCGATATTTACTGA
- a CDS encoding 2'-deoxycytidine 5'-triphosphate deaminase, whose translation MRQTGILPDQDISALYRSGALKSERALDADQVQPASLDLRLGDKAWRVRASFLPGPNHRVAEKLDRLKLHEINLADGAVLETGCVYIVPLLESLALPVNISASANPKSSTGRLDIFTRVMTDRGHEFDKIAAGYDGPLYLEVSPRTFPIVVRTGSRLSQIRFRTGNALLSESELHELHRAETLVATEPPNISGGGIALSIDLDGDKDGLVGYRGKHHTGLVDVDKRAAQDVVDFWEPLYKSGAGELVLDPDEFYILVSQEAVHVPPLYAAEMTPFDPLVGEFRVHYAGFFDPGFGHSASGGTGSRAVLEVRSHEVPFILDHGQIVGRLVYEHMLKRPQALYGTDLGSNYQAQGLKLSKHFRAAR comes from the coding sequence TTGCGGCAGACAGGCATTCTTCCGGATCAGGATATTTCCGCGCTGTACCGATCGGGCGCGCTGAAGTCAGAGCGCGCGCTCGACGCCGACCAGGTCCAGCCGGCCAGCCTCGACCTCAGGCTTGGCGACAAGGCCTGGCGGGTGCGCGCCTCCTTCCTGCCCGGCCCCAACCACAGGGTTGCTGAAAAACTCGACCGCCTGAAGCTGCACGAAATCAATCTCGCCGATGGTGCGGTGCTGGAGACGGGCTGCGTCTATATCGTGCCGCTGCTCGAGAGCCTGGCGCTTCCGGTAAACATTTCCGCTTCGGCCAACCCGAAGAGCTCGACCGGACGGCTCGACATCTTCACCCGGGTGATGACCGACCGCGGCCACGAGTTCGACAAGATCGCTGCCGGCTACGACGGCCCGCTCTATCTCGAAGTCAGCCCGCGCACCTTTCCGATCGTCGTTCGTACCGGCTCGCGGCTGTCGCAGATCCGGTTCCGCACCGGCAATGCGCTTTTATCGGAAAGCGAGCTGCACGAATTGCACCGTGCCGAGACGCTCGTCGCCACCGAGCCGCCGAACATTTCCGGCGGCGGCATCGCCCTGTCGATCGACCTCGACGGCGACAAGGACGGGCTGGTCGGCTACCGCGGCAAGCACCACACCGGCCTGGTCGATGTCGATAAGCGCGCCGCACAGGATGTCGTCGATTTCTGGGAGCCGCTCTACAAGAGCGGCGCCGGCGAACTGGTGCTCGACCCGGACGAATTTTATATCCTCGTCAGCCAGGAAGCGGTGCATGTGCCGCCGCTTTACGCCGCCGAGATGACGCCCTTCGATCCGCTGGTCGGCGAATTCCGCGTCCACTATGCCGGTTTCTTCGATCCGGGTTTCGGCCATTCGGCCTCGGGCGGCACCGGCAGCCGGGCCGTGCTCGAGGTGCGCAGCCACGAAGTGCCGTTCATCCTCGATCACGGCCAGATCGTCGGACGGCTGGTCTACGAGCACATGCTGAAGCGGCCGCAGGCGCTCTACGGCACAGATCTCGGCTCGAACTATCAGGCACAGGGCCTGAAACTGTCCAAGCATTTTCGCGCCGCGCGCTGA
- a CDS encoding O-succinylhomoserine sulfhydrylase, translating into MTSNTRNWKPQTALVHAGTLRSGFGETSEAMYLTQGYVYDTAQAAEARFKGEEPGFIYSRYANPTVDMFEKRMCALEGAEDARATASGMAAVTAALLCSARAGDHIVAARALFGSCRWVVETLAPKYGIEATLVDGTDIANWQKAVRPNTKLFFLESPTNPTLEVVDIAAVASLADSIGARLIVDNVFATPLQQKPLQLGAHIVVYSATKHIDGQGRCLGGIILSDKKWIDENLHDYFRHTGPSLSPFNAWTLLKGLETLPLRVRQQTESAGRIADFLAERSEIVRVIYPGRADHPQAAVVKKQMTGGSTLICLDVDGGKQAAFAFQNALDVVLISNNLGDAKSLITHPATTTHKNLSDEARAELGIGPGTLRLSVGLEDTDDLLEDIEQALKAAR; encoded by the coding sequence ATGACGAGCAACACGCGCAACTGGAAGCCTCAGACTGCCCTCGTGCATGCAGGAACGCTGCGTTCCGGCTTTGGCGAAACCTCCGAGGCGATGTATCTCACGCAAGGCTATGTCTACGACACGGCGCAGGCGGCGGAAGCCCGCTTCAAGGGCGAGGAACCGGGCTTCATCTATTCGCGCTATGCCAATCCGACGGTCGACATGTTCGAGAAGCGCATGTGTGCGCTGGAAGGCGCCGAAGATGCCCGCGCCACCGCATCCGGCATGGCGGCGGTGACGGCGGCGTTGCTGTGCAGTGCCCGGGCGGGCGACCACATCGTGGCGGCGCGCGCGCTGTTCGGCTCCTGTCGCTGGGTGGTCGAGACGCTGGCGCCGAAATACGGCATCGAGGCGACGCTGGTCGACGGCACCGACATCGCCAATTGGCAAAAGGCGGTCAGGCCCAACACCAAGTTGTTCTTCCTTGAAAGCCCGACCAATCCAACGCTGGAGGTCGTCGACATCGCAGCCGTAGCCTCGCTTGCCGATTCGATCGGCGCGCGGCTGATCGTCGACAACGTCTTTGCCACGCCCTTGCAGCAGAAGCCGTTGCAGCTCGGCGCCCATATCGTCGTCTATTCGGCGACCAAGCACATCGACGGCCAGGGGCGCTGCCTCGGCGGCATCATCCTGTCGGACAAGAAGTGGATCGATGAGAATTTGCACGACTACTTCCGCCACACCGGTCCCAGCCTCTCGCCGTTCAACGCCTGGACGCTGCTGAAGGGCCTGGAGACGCTGCCGCTGCGCGTTCGCCAGCAGACGGAAAGTGCCGGCCGGATCGCTGACTTCCTCGCCGAGCGATCGGAAATTGTCCGCGTCATCTATCCCGGCCGCGCCGATCACCCGCAGGCGGCGGTCGTCAAGAAGCAGATGACGGGCGGCTCGACGCTGATCTGCCTCGACGTCGACGGGGGCAAGCAGGCGGCCTTCGCCTTCCAGAACGCGCTGGATGTCGTGCTGATCTCCAACAATCTCGGTGACGCCAAGAGCCTGATCACCCATCCGGCGACGACGACGCACAAGAATCTGAGCGACGAGGCGCGCGCCGAACTCGGCATCGGGCCAGGCACGCTCAGGCTGTCCGTCGGACTGGAGGACACTGACGACTTGCTCGAAGACATCGAGCAGGCCTTGAAAGCTGCCAGATAA
- a CDS encoding ceramide glucosyltransferase, whose protein sequence is MELTVTAALFSITLLIVNLASILLASLKLKRPGRITPPAGKAPPVSIVVPSRGAEPFTEETLERAFSLDWPHYELIFCVAHADDPVVGPITDAIARFPAVPARLLVGDDRISGNPKLNNCVKGWEAARHHWVILADSNVLMPRDYVQHLMKAWRQDTGLVCSTPIGSRPDGFWAEVECAFLNTLQARWQYTGEALGLGFAQGKSMLWNKPLLDANGGIRALAAEIAEDAAATKLVNGLGLRVNLVAAPFEQPLGSRTFGEIWSRQVRWARLRRVTFPLFFAPEILIGAVPPLVLALVAAAGAGFSLPATVIAVLIVAYLPECALASAKGWHLSLRMIPAMVARDVMLPAIWVRGWLSGAVDWRGNTMTISRAGAELEETPSGA, encoded by the coding sequence ATGGAATTGACAGTCACAGCCGCCTTGTTTTCCATAACACTCCTTATTGTCAATCTCGCCAGCATTCTGCTCGCTTCGTTGAAGCTGAAGCGGCCCGGCAGGATCACGCCGCCAGCCGGCAAGGCGCCGCCGGTGTCGATCGTCGTGCCGTCGCGCGGCGCCGAGCCGTTTACCGAGGAGACGCTCGAGCGCGCCTTCTCTCTCGACTGGCCGCATTATGAGCTCATCTTCTGCGTCGCCCATGCCGACGACCCGGTGGTCGGGCCGATCACCGATGCGATCGCCCGCTTCCCGGCCGTGCCGGCCCGGCTGCTGGTCGGCGACGACCGCATCAGCGGCAATCCGAAACTCAACAATTGCGTGAAGGGCTGGGAGGCAGCGCGTCACCACTGGGTCATCCTTGCCGATTCCAACGTCCTGATGCCGAGGGACTATGTCCAGCATCTGATGAAGGCATGGCGGCAGGACACCGGCCTCGTCTGCTCGACGCCGATCGGCTCGCGGCCGGACGGGTTCTGGGCGGAGGTCGAATGCGCTTTCCTCAACACGCTGCAGGCGCGCTGGCAATATACCGGCGAGGCGCTCGGCCTCGGTTTTGCTCAGGGCAAGAGCATGCTGTGGAACAAGCCATTGCTCGACGCCAATGGCGGCATCCGCGCGCTTGCTGCCGAGATCGCCGAGGACGCCGCCGCGACCAAGCTGGTCAACGGGCTCGGACTGCGCGTCAATCTCGTCGCCGCGCCCTTCGAGCAGCCGCTCGGTTCGCGCACATTTGGCGAAATCTGGTCGCGCCAGGTCCGCTGGGCGCGCCTGCGTCGCGTCACCTTCCCACTGTTCTTCGCGCCCGAGATCCTGATCGGAGCGGTGCCGCCGCTGGTGCTTGCGCTGGTTGCGGCAGCAGGCGCCGGTTTCAGCCTGCCGGCTACCGTCATCGCCGTGCTGATCGTCGCCTATCTCCCTGAATGCGCTCTCGCTTCGGCCAAGGGCTGGCACCTGTCGTTGCGCATGATCCCGGCGATGGTTGCGCGCGATGTGATGCTTCCCGCCATCTGGGTGCGCGGCTGGCTCAGCGGCGCCGTCGACTGGCGCGGCAACACGATGACCATCTCCCGCGCCGGTGCGGAATTGGAAGAGACCCCGTCGGGCGCCTGA
- the apaG gene encoding Co2+/Mg2+ efflux protein ApaG: MYSAVTRDIEVQVRPFYLEDRSDPSENRYVWGYQVTIDNQSDEFVQLLSRYWQITDGTGRVEEVRGAGVVGEQPELNPGDSYQYTSGCPLSTPSGIMVGHYTMRNKRGETFDVAIPAFSLDLPGTRRTVN, encoded by the coding sequence ATGTACAGCGCCGTCACGCGCGACATCGAAGTACAGGTCAGGCCGTTCTATCTGGAAGATCGCTCCGACCCGTCGGAGAACCGCTATGTCTGGGGCTACCAGGTGACCATCGACAACCAGTCGGATGAATTCGTGCAGCTTCTGTCACGCTATTGGCAGATCACCGACGGCACCGGCCGGGTCGAGGAGGTGCGCGGCGCCGGCGTTGTCGGCGAACAGCCTGAACTCAATCCCGGCGATAGTTATCAGTATACGTCTGGCTGCCCACTCTCGACGCCATCCGGCATCATGGTCGGCCACTACACGATGCGCAACAAGCGGGGCGAGACGTTCGACGTCGCCATCCCCGCCTTTTCGCTCGATCTGCCGGGCACACGGCGCACCGTCAACTGA